One Melanotaenia boesemani isolate fMelBoe1 chromosome 8, fMelBoe1.pri, whole genome shotgun sequence DNA segment encodes these proteins:
- the LOC121643887 gene encoding transmembrane protein 275, whose amino-acid sequence MVITDRNNDTPVPKKDSQKKRKSRPHGLPSPALCCACGLCIMLAGLNITLVGAFAFSTLVPSANPPIIIGPVLLLVAFSFFGACCVCSRLPPPNSSRGSKVGARGTGLMGRGGLAGGAAFEIETSEHTLQDTTAVQLSPTSSPGSSRASSAEIETPDAGSCKIFTMETNGPSCVSATAVYSASAAAGREVKLNLPREEVVT is encoded by the coding sequence ATGGTCATCACTGATAGAAACAATGACACCCCTGTGCCTAAAAAGGATTCCCAGAAGAAGAGGAAGTCTCGTCCTCATGGCCTGCCCTCTCCTGCACTCTGCTGTGCCTGTGGCCTATGCATCATGCTGGCAGGACTCAACATCACCCTGGTGGGAGCATTTGCCTTCAGCACATTGGTGCCTTCTGCCAATCCCCCTATAATCATTGGACCTGTCCTGCTGCTGGtagctttctctttttttggaGCCTGTTGCGTGTGCAGCCGTCTCCCTCCTCCCAACAGCTCACGAGGGTCTAAAGTGGGTGCCAGGGGCACAGGATTGATGGGACGTGGCGGGCTGGCTGGTGGGGCAGCATTTGAAATAGAGACAAGTGAGCACACGCTCCAGGACACTACAGCTGTGCAGCTGAGCCCCACATCCTCTCCTGGATCATCCCGGGCCTCCAGCGCAGAGATAGAGACCCCTGATGCAGGATCTTGCAAGATTTTCACCATGGAGACCAACGGTCCTTCTTGTGTTTCTGCTACAGCGGTATATTcagcctcagcagcagcaggcaggGAGGTGAAGCTCAACCTGCCACGTGAAGAAGTGGTCACCTAG